Part of the Cyanobacteriota bacterium genome is shown below.
TCTGCAAGACCATATCACTACAGTAGTGAGTCACTATCGTGGGCAGGTGGCTGCTTGGGACGTGGTGAATGAAGCGATCGCTGATGATAGTTCCCTCCGCAACTCGTTCTGGCTCCAATCCCTTGGGGCTGACTATATTGACTGGGCGTTTCAGTGGGCGCATAGTGCCGACCCAGAGGCACGCTTGGTTTACAACGACTACGGTGCAGAAGGTCTAAATTCTAAATCTGATGCAGTTTACGCCTTTGTGCAAGGGTTGTTGCAGCGCAATGTGCCGATTCATGGTGTGGGGTTACAAATGCACGTAAGCCTCGCAGATTTTCCTGCTCCTGCGGATGTCACAGCCAATGTTCGTCGTCTTGTTAATCTGGGGTTAGCCGTTGATATTACTGAGATGGATGTGCGGTTAAAGGAGCCTGCTACGGCCAGCGATCGTGTCCGCCAAGGACAGGTCTATCAGCAATTACTAGCTGCCTGTCTAGCTGGGGGCGGCTGCCAAACTACCGTGCTCTGGGGCTTTACCGATCGCCACTCTTGGGTACCTAGTTTCTTTCCAGGGTGGGGATCAGCGCTGATTTTTGACCAAAACTATCGTCCTAAGCCTGCCTATTACGCCCTGCAACGCTACCTAGCCAGCCCTTTACTCCAGTAGATCGACCCCATTGCGATCTCCAAGAGCTTCTAGTTTCAGCAGAATCTTAGGTTTTAGCTTTTCCAACTCTTGTTTCAGCATGTTTTTACTGACCGTAGGTTGGCCAATGGAAGGCTGACTCTGGCTAGATATTAACCATTCCTTGAGCTGAGAACACTGCGTAGGAGCAATCGTACAGG
Proteins encoded:
- a CDS encoding endo-1,4-beta-xylanase, with the protein product RLFIGAAVAIRPLREQPQYHDTLVREFNVVTPENVMKFSLIHPERDRYDFTDADAVVNVARTHGMQVRGHTLVWHQQMPEWLSSIAKDEVKAVLQDHITTVVSHYRGQVAAWDVVNEAIADDSSLRNSFWLQSLGADYIDWAFQWAHSADPEARLVYNDYGAEGLNSKSDAVYAFVQGLLQRNVPIHGVGLQMHVSLADFPAPADVTANVRRLVNLGLAVDITEMDVRLKEPATASDRVRQGQVYQQLLAACLAGGGCQTTVLWGFTDRHSWVPSFFPGWGSALIFDQNYRPKPAYYALQRYLASPLLQ